aaagttgcgatacaatgttgcgaatttccctctttggaattataattgagttatttgttgaaaaataaatgtattgcttccttcattattcacagcaaaataaataatgttcattacatttcatagatctattaccagactctatgtaaaaagggccacacacaccttgcggaaaattataaaaaattgaagccagatctatttctcaATCTTTAGTGCGGACATGGGCTGCATTCAATTTccatgtctggtgtagccattctcattgtttacaacggattagaactctgctagtgtctgcaccgTGTCCGCAGGGCAAAATTTCCACCCTGGTGTAGCCGCAGAAGGCAGAAAGTTGTGGGTGacgacaatgatttgtcaaattttcgggaaagttgcggtgatgtgttatAATTGCAACGTCGTGCTGAATTCGCTGTGAATCGTTGAATTTGCATGAATTGGTGCGATCCCAACATCGCGAAATCATGGAGAGGCtggctaatgttaacgggctaaaagaacaattgattaacttagcttcagcccttacaaCGAACGGGGCCCAGAccgggcccacacacacaaacaaaatcactcatacacacacacacacacacacacacgcacacacacaccacacatacacacacacacacacaccacacacacacacacacacccacacaccacactcacacacacacacacacacacacacacacacacacacacacatacacacacacacacacacagccaaaataATCTCATCCAAAGCGGAGCAGTATCTCAGCTTGGACTATTTTTACTttccacttctgaagggacaaaCGCTTCACCAACGTCTTCAAGTTCAAGTGCCACGACTGTGTCCtcatccacatccgaagggacaagcacagctcctgaagtcacacacacatcatcttcagaAACTTCTCCAACTTCAAGTACCACGACTGTGTCGACATCCACATCCGAAGGGCCAAGTATAACTGctcaagtcacagacacaacagcttCTCCAACGTCTACAAGTTCAATTCCCCCGACTGAGTTGACATCAGTGACAAGCGCAACTGACAGAGTCACTGAACCAACAGCTTCACCAACGTCTACAAGTTCAATTCCCCCGACTGAGCCAATATCCACTTCTGAAGTGACAAGCGCAACTGAAGGAGTCACTGACCCAACAGCTTCAAGTTCAATTCCCCCAACTGAGTCGACATCACCTTCTGAAGTGACAAGCGCAACTGACGGAGTCACTGAACCAACGTCTACAAGTTCAATTCCCCCGACTGAGTCGACATCACCTTCTGAAGTGACAAGCGCAACTGACCCAACGTCTCCAAGTTCAATTCCCCCGACTGAGTCGACGTCACCTTCTGAAGTGACGAGCGCAACTGACGGAGTCACTGACCCAACAGCTTCAAGTTCAATTCCCCCGACTGAGTCGACATCACCTTCTGAAGTGACAAGCGCAACTGACGGAGTCACTGAGCCAACCGCTTCAAGTTCAATTCCCCCGACTGAGTCGACATCAGTGACAAGCGCAACTGACGGAGTCACTGAGCCAACAGCTTTACCAACGTCTTCTGAAGTGACGAGCGCAACTGACGGAGTCACTGAGCCAACAGCTTCAAGTTCAAATCCCCCGACTGAGTCGACATCACCTTCTGAAGTGACGAGCACAACTGACGGAGTCACTGAGCCAACAGCTTCAAGTTCAAATCCTCCGACTGAGTCGACATCACCTTCTGAAGTGACAAGCGCAACTGACCCAACGTCTCCAAGTTCAAATCCACCGACTGAGTCGACATCAGTGACAAGCGCAACTGACGGAGTCACTGAACCAACAGCTTCAAGTTCAAATCCCCCGACTGGGTCGACATCACCTTCTGAAGTGACAAGCGCAACTGACCCAACGTCTCCAAGTTCAAATCCACCGACTGAGTCGACATCAGTGACAAGCGCAACTGACGGAGTCACTGAACCAACAGCTTCAAGTTCAATTCCCCCGACTGAGTCGACATCACCTTCTGAAGTGACAAGCGCAACTGACGGAGTCACTGAACCAACAGCTTCACCAACGTCTCCAAGTTCAATTCCCCCGACTGAGTCGACATCAGTGACAAGCGCAACTGACGGAGTCACTGAACCAACAGCTTCACCAACGTCTCCAAGTTCAAATCCCCCGACTGAGTCGACATCAGTGACAAGCGCAACTGACGGAGTCACTGAGCCAACAGCTTCAAGTTCAATTCCCCCGACTGAGTCGACATCAGTGACAAGCGCAACTGACGGAGTCACTGAGCCAACAGCTTCAAGTTCAAATCCCCCGACTGAGTCGACATCACCTTCTGAAGTGACGAGCACAACTGACGGAGTCACTGAGCCAACAGCTTCAAGTTCAAATCCTCCGACTGAGTCGACATCACCTTCTGAAGTGACAAGCGCAACTGACCCAACGTCTCCAAGTTCAAATCCACCGACTGAGTCGACATCAGTGACAAGCGCAACTGACGGAGTCACTGAACCAACAGCTTCAAGTTCAAATCCCCCGACTGGGTCGACATCACCTTCTGAAGTGACAAGCGCAACTGACCCAACGTCTCCAAGTTCAAATCCACTGACTGAGTCGACATCAGTGACAAGCGCAACTGACGGAGTCACTGAACCAACAGCTTCAAGTTCAATTCCCCCGACTGAGTCGACATCACCTTCTGAAGTGACGAGCGCAACTGACGGAGTCACTGAGCCAACAGCTTCAAGTTCAATTCCCCCGACTGAGTCGACATCACCTTCTGAAGTGACGAGCACAACTGACGGAGTCACTGAGCCAACAGCTTCAAGTTCAAATCCTCCGACTGAGTCGACATCACCTTCTGAAGTGACAAGCGCAACTGACCCAACGTCTCCAAGTTCAAATCCACCGACTGAGTCGACATCAGTGACAAGCGCAACTGACGGAGTCACTGAACCAACAGCTTCAAGTTCAAATCCCCCGACTGGGTCGACATCACCTTCTGAAGTGACAAGCGCAACTGACCCAACGTCTCCAAGTTCAAATCCACCGACTGAGTCGACATCAGTGACAAGCGCAACTGACGGAGTCACTGAACCAACAGCTTCAAGTTCAATTCCCCCGACTGAGTCGACATCACCTTCTGAAGTGACAAGCGCAACTGACGGAGTCACTGAACCAACAGCTTCACCAACGTCTCCAAGTTCAATTCCCCCGACTGAGTCGACATCAGTGACAAGCGCAACTGACGGAGTCACTGAACCAACAGCTTCACCAACGTCTCCAAGTTCAAATCCCCCGACTGAGTCGACATCAGTGACAAGCGCAACTGACGGAGTCACTGAGCCAACAGCTTCAAGTTCAAATCCCCCGACTGAGTCGACATCACCTTCTGAAGTGACGAGCACAACTGACGGAGTCACTGAGCCAACAGCTTCAAGTTCAAATCCTCCGACTGAGTCGACATCACCTTCTGAAGTGACAAGCGCAACTGACCCAACGTCTCCAAGTTCAAATCCACCGACTGAGTCGACATCAGTGACAAGCGCAACTGACGGAGTCACTGAACCAACAGCTTCAAGTTCAAATCCCCCGACTGGGTCGACATCACCTTCTGAAGTGACAAGCGCAACTGACCCAACGTCTCCAAGTTCAAATCCACTGACTGAGTCGACATCAGTGACAAGCGCAACTGACGGAGTCACTGAACCAACAGCTTCAAGTTCAATTCCCCCGACTGAGTCGACATCACCTTCTGAAGTGACAAGCGCAACTGACGGAGTCACTGAACCAACAGCTTCACCAACGTCTCCAAGTTCAATTCCCCCGACTGAGTCGACATCAGTGACAAGCGCAACTGACGGAGTCACTGAACCAACAGCTTCACCAACAGCTTCAAGTTCAATTCCCCCGACTGAGTCGACATCAGTGACAAGCGCAACTGATGGAGTCACTGAGCCAACAGCTTTACCAACGTCTCCAAGTTCAATTCCCCCGACTGAGTCGACATCACCTTCTGAAGTGACAAGCGCAACTGACGGAGTCACTGAACCAACAGCTTCAAGTTCAAATCCCCCGACTGAGTCGACATCACCTTCTGAAGTGACAAGCGCAACTGACGGAGTCACTAACCCAACGTCTCCATCAACACCAAAGGCTACGTCAACAACAGCACCAGTAGTCACGACATCAACAactacatcaacaacaacaccagtatCCACACCATTCCCAGCAAGCActacaccaacatcaacaccaactcCAGCAAATACAACACCAATTTCTACGTCCACAACAGCAACATCCACAATGTCGACATCATCACCAACTCCAACACTATCTCCAACACCAGTATCCACAACACCAACAactacatcaacaacaacaccagtagtcacaacatcaacaacaggaCCAGTAGTCACGACATCAACAactacatcaacaacaacaccagtatccacaacatcaacaacaacaccagtatccacaacttcaacaacaacttctccaagttcaagtcccacgactgtgtcgtcatccacatccgaagggacaagcacaactgctcaAGTCACAGAGacaacatcttcagcaacttctccaagttcaagtcccacgactgtctcGACATCCACATCCAAAGTGACAAGCACAACTGTATCCACAACTtcaaaaacaacatcaacaacaacgaAGAAGCCCATCCAGTGTGAAAACGGTGGAACCCCAAACAAGGACAATCTATCTTGCCTGTGTCCTCCTCCTTTCACCGGTCGCACATGTGCAGTTATCAACAGCGTCATTTCTCCAGGTTGGTGTGGGTAACCCTAGCCCTTCATAAGAAAATAAAGACACACCTCTCCGAGTGTCTGGGATGGTTTATCTGATATgttttcatctctttcagaGACGCTCAACAGGAAAGTTCAGACAACAATTGAAGTTAAAGAGAGTTTCAAACCGGAACATGCAGATAAAGCTTCAAAGGAATATGAGGAGTTTTCCAAAAGGTTCAAAGACGAGGTGAGTGACCCGTAGTGAACTAGTAATAACCGTGGAGCTTGTGGGATGGACGTGGCCCTGAATCGGCCCACATGCGGGCCTGGATCTGGCTGAGATGGACCTCCTtcttcctgcctgtctgtggggATATTTCTGCAGTTCAGTTTCTACTCCGCTAATCAAACTTCTCCTCCCTCAGATGACACCCATATATAACAACACAGTGAAAAACTTCAAAGAAGTGGTTGACATCACTCTGAAGTAAGTTCAGGGACTTAACTAAGCATTTATGGTAAGGGGGGCTAAGTTATCACTAGGGGGTCTACTGATATATTTGAAGCACatttattggggggggggggcttggcaTTACTTTTAGGGGGGTTAACCCTGCCTAAAACAAGCCTTGTGAAATCATCCTGCAGACTGGTTAAGTAATCTTGCAAACTTGTTAGTTAATCCTGCAAACTGGTTATATAATGTAATGCAAACTGCTAATCCTGCCTATTTCCCCTTTCAGCGCTGCCACAGGTGGTGCTTCCAGGACCAGAAGGACTTTGTTCAGTGGGATTTCTGTAAAAGATACGACCAGGTAAATATGATACCGGACAGAACAGCCTTTATGAAGTAATACTTAAAACAGAACATTAACCTCTTTGATTATGTTTTCTATGTGTCAGTAATATAAATGCTGAACACGATATCGTTGTGGAGGTTCCCAACGACAAAGAGTCTGAAGAGGCCCTTGATGAAACCCTTAAACAGGTTAAAGAGACTCTCGATGCTGTGGGAAAGTGTTCAACACCAGCTAACAATAAAGGTGATTCACATTCAACACCAGCTAACATTACAGGTGATTCACATTTGATTACAGAGAGAatgagtttgagagagaaaaattgTCTTCTTAGTTATGACACTGATTTCAAAAGATGTTTGATTTAAAGACTGAAGATCTGCAACATTTTGATGATGTTTACTGACTTTGTGCTTAAAATGGTGTTTTATTCTTCCTTTAAAGATTGTCCATCATTTGGAGTTGGAGAAGTCGAACCCCCGACGCCGGTGGCATTTGATGAAGACGGTGagaacagcaaaaacaaatatgTCTGCTAAATTTCAGTGCATAGAGCTGAGAGAAACACCTTCACTGCTTTCTCCTCCTCACAGCTTTCTGCAGGTCCAAGGTGGAGCCTGGTTTTGAGAAGTACTTTTCTCCCGTCAAGGTGGACGGGACGCTCACCTGCATCTCCCCATGTGAAGCAGCCCATCCTCAACCCAAAGGGTGCCAGAACGACGGCACCTGTGAGGTGTTAAGAGAGGGACCCACCTGCTAGTAAGAACCCCATGgaaatgttattgttgttacaTGCAGTCTCTAATCCAATACTCAACCTCCTGGCagtccagtctgtgtgtgtgtgtgtgtgtgtgtgtgtgctcaaaaaccCCTCCGTCTTGACACACAGTCTGCGGCTCggacagagaggggtgtgtgttgttcctctggcagtccagtctgtgtgtgtgtgtgtgtgtgtgtgctcaaaaaccCCTCCGTCTTGACACACAGTCTGCGGCTCggacagagaggggtgtgtgtgtgcttagtaTGGTGACAGAGAGTGATGTGCTTAGTATGGTGACAGACAGGACCATAAATCTTTGTGTTTCTGAGTATGCGTGAGTAAAGTGATGGttctcctccagctgcagacacacagagcagaactGGTACCTGGGCTCTGACTGTAGCTACCCCGTGCACAAGGTTGGGTTCTACGCCGGCCTAGGGGCGTGTGCTGCTCTGCTGGTGGCCTCAGTCGGCGTGCTGTCTGCTTGCGTCATACAGAAGCACAGGAAGCAGAATCGGTAAGGaccaatgcagtgtgtgtgtgtgtgtgtgtcattttgtgtgtgtgtgtgtgtgtgtgtgtacgtcactgtgtgtgtgtgtgtgtgtgtgtgtgtgtgtgcatttgtgaatgtgcgtgtcactgtgtatttgtgtgtgtgtgtgtgtgtgtgtgtgtgtgtgtgtgtgtgtgtgtgtgtgtgtgtgtgtgtgtgcatgtgtgtgcgtatcacTGTGTACGAGCAGGTAACTCGTCTGTACCATCTCAATATGGTGTGATGAATTTCAGGGAGAATGACATGAAGAATGAGCTGGTGAATCAGTGGATGGAGGATGACTTTGAGTGGCCCACCTCTggcagaacatcacacacaccgtcagcagGTAAAGACccgaacatcacacacaccgtcagcaggtaaagaccagaacatcacacacaccgtcagcagGTGAGGAgtagaacatcacacacaccgccagCAGGTGAGGAgtagaacatcacacacaccgtcagcagGTGAGGAgtagaacatcacacacaccgtcagcagGTGAGGAGtagaatatcacacacaccgtcagcagGTAAGGACccgaacatcacacacaccgtcagcaggtaaagaccagaacatcacacacaccgtcagcagGTAAGGacccaaacatcacacacaccgtcagcagGTGAGGAgtagaacatcacacacaccgtcagcagGTGAGGAgtagaacatcacacacaccgtcagcagGTGAGGAgtagaacatcacacacaccgtcagcagGTAAGGACccgaacatcacacacaccgtcagcagGTGATGACCTGAAGTTCCTCTGAATCCAGTGTGGCCTTGAGGAGGGAAGCAAACGTACATATGAAGAGAAGAAAGGGCTTATGAGGaatacattcaattcaatttaattcaattcaattcaattcataaaGCACCAAAACACtagaattgtctcaaggcgctttacagagcccagggcttggacccccttagagcaagcacacacacacacacacacacacacacacacacactttacagagcccagggcttggacccccttagagcacacacacacactcacacacacacacacacatactcacacacacacacacacacactcacacacacactttacagaccttagagcaaacacaatggcaacaggggcaaggataatcaggaaggaaccttaagcacaACCAcgacacataaggggggacccatctgcttgaggtcggctgGGAGGAGATAGgattgtgtggcagaaggggaagggaaacaacaagtggtagatgtacacacgtcatatacatacaaacatcatatgatatatacatgatacatacaaaaacagcttagtgggttatacagtgtgctcatagggttactgttacagggctaagaagagtaggaacagaaaaacatgtcggtggtggcaataatatatattgcatattaaTGATAGCATAGGGTGTTGCTGGGTGCTTGAGcgccgagggtttctacgggtagaccgggtggagcgactacagcagcgtcccatagcgaaaatagtctagactaggagagaaagaaaagacagagtgagtgggtagagtttggctgtccatatgcgtagatgaggagtagtggtggtgaggagcaatgtttccacttccatcagcaattggatcaTGCTATAAAGGAGAGAAAACATTTATGTTAGAAGACATcagataaacagataaggaaatacatttaggtagtcaactaacagtaggtaatatgggcattttatcagtattaatataggcattagcaacgtgatataaaaggagaaggagagagagaggctgcctgggtaggtgtatgggaatattataagcatttagttttgttatgtttagttatggttaacagtgcccaattggctggtgacagcagCAACACGAGcagtatgctgtacccgggatccgtaataaaggccctccttcacgatACAACATTGTATCAAATTTTGgggattatactgtatgtgtttagttatgtttagttttgctggctggctggcccaaCAGGTGATGGGTTTTTGGACGCAATTatttatggctataggatgcactaaagaggaatgtctttagtctcgatttgagtatggaaagggtgtctgcatctcgcatggaggcagggagattattCCAGAGTAGAGGGGCTCGGTagctgaaggctctgcctcctattgtgtgtgtgtgtgaggaggggggctcggtagctgaaggctctgcctcctattgtgtgtgtgtgtgtgtgtgtgtgtgtgtgtgtgtgtgtgtgtgtgtgtgtgtgtgtgtttgaggatgggggctcggtagctgaaggctctgcctcctattgtggttttggatattcttggaattacaaggaggcctgcactctgggaacaaaGCGGTCCTGGAGGgcaataggggacaactaattccttaaggtagtttggagccaagtcgtttagggctttgtatgttagcaggagtactttgaaatcaattgtgcttttgacagggagccaatgcagagaggcaagtacaggtgagacaTCTGTGTGATGGATGGAGACTAAACACACGTTAACAAAGCACTGCAGAAAAGGGGAAACTGCTTCTTCAAACCCTTCATTATGTCGTGATAGGATGTATACGTAGAattgttatttttgttgtcaaaactgaaactaatgaaatgaaacacattttctgtaAGTGTCTGGGTGATTAATGGTGATGTAAGTGAATGTGATGTGAGCGTGTGGTTGATTAATATGGTGAGCATGTGGTTGATTaatatggtgagtgtgtggttgattAATATGGTGAGCGTGTGGTTGATTAATAtggtgtgagcatgtgagtgtttaatgtaaatgtgtgtgtcagtgattattgtaaatgtgtgtgtgggtgattattgtaaatgtgtgtgtcagtgattaatgtaaatgtgtttgtattccTCTCTATAGGGGCGAATGCCAACCCTGCCTATCAGAGTGGGAGTTTGTACACGCAGCAGGGACTGGGTCTGCCAGGCCTCCAGTCTAGGCCAGCACcgggccagatgagggccagaacCGACCCACACTGGGCTCCCATACAGCAGGGCCCCTCGTACAGAACCGACCCACACTGGGCTTCCCCACAGCAGGTTCCCTCGTACAGAACCGACCCACACTGGGCTCCCCTACAGCAGGGCCCCTCATACAGATCCGCTCCTCCGGCCTACACTGGCCCTTCTCCCGTCTCCCTGCAGTACCAGGCAGCTCCACAGATCCCTCTGCACCACCTGCACAGCGTCCAACCAGTAAGTTCCCCACAGCGGGGACGCAGAACAACATATAGTTTAATATAGTTACtactaatattaatataatataatagttATTCAGTCAGCCAGGTCAATATTTATTATCTTAGTGTAAAGTAAGATGGTTTCAAGTTGGTGAGAGATGAAACCCTGGCTCTGTTTGATGACTAACTGTCATTGCTCCCTCTTTAGCTAACTAGCTCCCTCTTTAGCTAACTAGctccttctttctgtttctctgtacaGATGCTAACtagctccctctctccgtttctctgcACAGATGCTAACTAGctccttctttctgtttctctgcacAGATGCTAACTAGctccttctttctgtttctctgtacaGATGCTAactagctccctctctctgtttctctgcacAGATGCTAACTAGctccttctttctgtttctctgcacAGATGCTAACTAGctccttctttctgtttctcttcacagatgtgGGATAGAATGCCCCAGCTACGCCTGTCTGTtcggtcttttgacatttagcGTCTCTAGCTAACGGATCTGCTATGTCACAACTAATGGATCAAAGGCAATATCTCACCCACATCACAGCTAATGGATCAAAGGCAATATCTCACCCACGTCACAATTAATGGATCAAAGGCAATATCTCACCCAACAGTCAACAACAATACTGAAACTGCAGGTTGTCTTaccgtagaaaccctcggcccacataaagtatttatttatatagccatTCAGGGTCATTTCCCCTTTTATTTATCAATGAGTCGCCTGTGGCTTAGGTTGTTGacttttgtattattttaaaaTTTGACTTAATGTATGTTATGTCTGATGCTATATAATGTATTAGGACTTGTATTATTGAGGATCAcctgcttaaataaaaatgcATCATCTAAGAATCTGTATGTGAAGTGGAGTACGGTAGTGATCGAACTGTACCATAGAGTTTCACCACTAAGAATCTGTATGTGAAGTGGAGTACGGTAGTGATTGAACTGAACCATAGAGATCAACCACTAAGAATCTGTAGCTGTGTCTCAAACCGAGCACTTGTGCACTTcgaacactgactttcagtgcttagggcgttcacactgacagaaccagcagaattcagggccctgaaagtacccggatggcgcactgcaaacggtaagAAAATGCGATACttgcagtgccgccgctcccataacgcctcacacacacacacacacacaccttcaccacctcacacacacacacacacacaccttcaccacctccagtgccgccgctcccataacgcgcactacgcgctgtgcgtagggcaccaactcctgtgggggcaccaaaaaataggcaactgaaaaatcatcatagttataataatcataatgccgatattatttcagtatagaaatattagagACCTTTTAGgaatgtatatcacaaaacaggcagaacaagagatatatttaattgcttaaaaaaagttacgctggtgcccctcccccacaaaatacacactcaacttcccaagctcgccgtgggtgccctttcctatctcagtggcctgacgaattTTGACAGTAGGAtaggtcaacttttcgaaaatggcctctaaaagacaacaggagtcaggggcagacaaaagaaagagaaagaaactgcgagatgatgcccgtgcatcactttcaggtaagtccatgtgtaatcattgttaaatacgggaaatgtgctgctaatttaatggttaacctatgcatacacctcgaactagctgacgttattgctaatgttagcacactcaaatatgttataacttaggtgcaagtagagTTGCCAaacgtcccgaattgtccgggacatcccgatatattatgggtgattttgattaaattgacagctccagtcccgtattccaatcacagccttttttatttgtatgatccgtgaaaagagaaaaatatgacagttaagtgtaatctgtgccctggagacaagcgcctctcaactgcacttgactccacaagcatttgttacgccaacacgaacaggtgaaacttgtagcgagagatcatcatgtctcgactgaaggacagactgccccaactcaaatagagtatcttaaatcacgattaaattggaagcttgcacattgactactggttgttttcatatttcatatcagcattctttacacacaatgaactggtgttaatatgtgtgaatatgaactcatgaatattaatttgttcatacgaagtgtcacaggcacccattataattgtagaagttaaatcgaggcgactataacattagctagataactagctatcatttcatgcaaacggaaatcttctatttaaatcgtttgttcggaagtttccttagctagctaaccatagccttagctagataaccatagcaaccagggatcacaactttagctgcaaagttatggatctgacaagaggtaaatagcgcccccccttgacccatctaaaacaatgttaaaactgtggccaggcagtgaactgcaaccagtctgagttacataggacaggggttctcaaacttttgcaagctgggcccccccaaagctggttaggggtagttggggcccccccagcgcgcggcccgccgccaccgccctcaactacaccaccatatatagatagatagatagatagatagcatattgttattgataggcctgacatgtcaaggttaggctattgttaggcccatacagataattattataactatttattattattattattattgttattattattatcagtaatagtaggcctattagtaggctattcattattatcaccatcattatgttattattattataattaatgattatcgaccaattattattattgtattattatcataataataattagtgttatta
Above is a window of Clupea harengus chromosome 14, Ch_v2.0.2, whole genome shotgun sequence DNA encoding:
- the LOC116223447 gene encoding mucin-5AC-like, with amino-acid sequence MASKGNYSCLVAVILSLMLLAGTNASPTSSSSSATTVSSSTSEGTSTAPEVTHTSSSETSPTSSTTTVSTSTSEGPSITAQVTDTTASPTSTSSIPPTELTSVTSATDRVTEPTASPTSTSSIPPTEPISTSEVTSATEGVTDPTASSSIPPTESTSPSEVTSATDGVTEPTSTSSIPPTESTSPSEVTSATDPTSPSSIPPTESTSPSEVTSATDGVTDPTASSSIPPTESTSPSEVTSATDGVTEPTASSSIPPTESTSVTSATDGVTEPTALPTSSEVTSATDGVTEPTASSSNPPTESTSPSEVTSTTDGVTEPTASSSNPPTESTSPSEVTSATDPTSPSSNPPTESTSVTSATDGVTEPTASSSNPPTGSTSPSEVTSATDPTSPSSNPPTESTSVTSATDGVTEPTASSSIPPTESTSPSEVTSATDGVTEPTASPTSPSSIPPTESTSVTSATDGVTEPTASPTSPSSNPPTESTSVTSATDGVTEPTASSSIPPTESTSPSEVTSATDGVTEPTASPTSPSSIPPTESTSVTSATDGVTEPTASPTASSSIPPTESTSVTSATDGVTEPTALPTSPSSIPPTESTSPSEVTSATDGVTEPTASSSNPPTESTSPSEVTSATDGVTNPTSPSTPKATSTTAPVVTTSTTTSTTTPVSTPFPASTTPTSTPTPANTTPISTSTTATSTMSTSSPTPTLSPTPVSTTPTTTSTTTPVVTTSTTGPVVTTSTTTSTTTPVSTTSTTTPVSTTSTTT
- the LOC116223448 gene encoding mucin-3B-like, whose amino-acid sequence is MTPIYNNTVKNFKEVVDITLNAATGGASRTRRTLFSGISVKDTTSNINAEHDIVVEVPNDKESEEALDETLKQVKETLDAVGKCSTPANNKDCPSFGVGEVEPPTPVAFDEDAFCRSKVEPGFEKYFSPVKVDGTLTCISPCEAAHPQPKGCQNDGTCEVLREGPTCYCRHTEQNWYLGSDCSYPVHKVGFYAGLGACAALLVASVGVLSACVIQKHRKQNRENDMKNELVNQWMEDDFEWPTSGRTSHTPSAGANANPAYQSGSLYTQQGLGLPGLQSRPAPGQMRARTDPHWAPIQQGPSYRTDPHWASPQQVPSYRTDPHWAPLQQGPSYRSAPPAYTGPSPVSLQYQAAPQIPLHHLHSVQPMWDRMPQLRLSVRSFDI